Proteins found in one Brachypodium distachyon strain Bd21 chromosome 5, Brachypodium_distachyon_v3.0, whole genome shotgun sequence genomic segment:
- the LOC106865607 gene encoding uncharacterized protein At4g06744 has product MAGARRVALLCFLVSCIASAARTTDARGPDRKDLGVSIGNGGGGVSIGIGGSGWPKPMPPPPKPKPWEPRRCDFENERLYRAYLVIQKFKKTVICDPQNIAGSWSGTDICGTSSYKGFYCDRPYKVTDRTVASVDFNGYGLQADSVQGFVDGLPDLALFHANSNNFGGAVPNLKSLQYFYELDLSNNKLAPAAFPLEVLAITNATFIDIRFNSFYGELPAGLFSSFPVIEAIFVNNNQFSGPLPDNLGDSPVNYLSLANNKFTGPIPASIARAGDTLLEVLFLNNRLSGCIPYELGLLGKATVIDAGTNMLTGTIPASYACLRSVEQLNLADNLLYGVVPDALCQLASSGGRLVNLTLSGNYFTWLGACCWDLINEGKLNVDRNCIPWAPNQRSHEECARFFFRKIESHATCPISVHAPCESSGWGYDADEQADAAAEENKYRTYSALQP; this is encoded by the coding sequence ATGGCAGGTGCTCGGCGCGTCGCTCTCCTCTGCTTCCTGGTCTCCTGCATTGCGTCCGCGGCGCGCACCACCGATGCCCGCGGACCAGACCGGAAGGACCTCGGCGTCAGCatcggcaacggcggcggcggggtcagCATCGGgatcggcggcagcggctggcCGAAGCCGATGCCACCCCCTCCGAAGCCGAAGCCATGGGAGCCGCGGCGTTGCGACTTCGAGAACGAGCGTCTCTACAGGGCGTACCTGGTGATCCAGAAGTTCAAGAAGACGGTGATCTGCGACCCGCAGAACATCGCCGGCAGCTGGTCCGGCACCGACATCTGCGGCACCAGCTCCTACAAGGGCTTCTACTGCGACCGGCCGTACAAGGTCACCGACCGCACCGTCGCGTCCGTCGACTTCAACGGCTACGGCCTGCAGGCCGACTCCGTGCAGGGCTTCGTGGACGGGCTCCCGGACCTGGCCCTGTTCCACGCCAACTCCAACAACTTCGGCGGCGCCGTGCCCAACCTCAAGTCGCTGCAGTACTTCTACGAGCTGGACCTCAGCAACAACAAGCTCGCGCCAGCCGCGTTCCCGTTGGAGGTGCTGGCGATCACGAACGCGACGTTCATCGACATCCGGTTCAACAGCTTCTACGGCGAGCTCCCCGCGGGGCTCTTCTCCTCGTTCCCGGTGATCGAGGCCATCTTCGTCAACAACAACCAGTTCTCGGGCCCGCTCCCGGACAACCTCGGGGACTCGCCGGTCAACTACCTCTCGCTCGCCAACAACAAGTTCACGGGACCGATCCCGGCGTCCATCGCGCGCGCCGGGGACACGCTCCTGGAGGTGCTGTTCCTCAACAACAGGCTCAGCGGCTGCATCCCCTACGAGCTGGGCTTGCTGGGCAAGGCCACGGTGATCGACGCCGGGACGAACATGCTCACGGGCACCATCCCGGCGTCCTACGCGTGCCTGCGGAGCGTGGAGCAGCTCAACCTGGCCGACAACCTGCTCTACGGCGTGGTGCCGGACGCGCTCTGCCAGCTCGCGTCTTCTGGAGGGCGCCTGGTGAACCTCACGCTCTCGGGAAACTACTTCACCTGGCTCGGGGCCTGCTGCTGGGACCTGATCAACGAAGGGAAGCTCAACGTGGACCGGAACTGCATCCCGTGGGCGCCCAACCAGAGGTCGCACGAGGAGTGCGCCAGGTTCTTCTTCCGCAAGATCGAGTCCCACGCTACTTGCCCCATCAGCGTCCACGCGCCGTGCGAATCCTCCGGCTGGGGCTACGATGCCGACGAGCAggccgacgcggcggcggaggagaacaAGTACCGGACCTACTCGGCTCTGCAACCGTGA
- the LOC100829973 gene encoding protein trichome birefringence-like 11 produces the protein MVGSPVNRLARLAIARPLEKAGLVCVLAATAALLLLLRLGCPASPKKLWSPSAVVEECDFFDGKWVWDDKYPLYESKDCPFVDAGFRCSENGRPDTAYTKWRWQPSRCDLPRFDAKSMLERLRNKRVVFAGDSIGRNQWESLLCMLSAGVSDKSSIYEVNGNPITKHMGFLIFKFRDYNCTVEYYRSPFLVPQGRAPAGAPKAATSTVRVDVMDWMSDRRRGKWGEADLLIFNSGHWWTYEKTIGSGSYFQEGDEVKMDMTVSDAYGRSIRALFDWLQKEVDTSKTQTIFRTYAPRHFSGGGWNNGGRCQLETLPYVTTPKSVEQWADMLKPVNDVLGNDKRPKFPGLDILNVTQMTAQRKDGHLSVFSSPFRQDQNNGTSETQKLEDCSHWCLPGIPDTWNELLYAVFMRRQMISDQNVPLSA, from the exons ATGGTGGGGTCGCCGGTGAATCGGCTGGCGCGACTGGCGATCGCTAGGCCGCTGGAGAAGGCCGGGCTGGTGTGCGTCCTCGCCGCGACGgctgcgctgctgctgctgctccggctgGGCTGCCCCGCGTCGCCCAAGAAACTCTGGTCGCCGTCGGCAGTGGTGGAGGAGTGCGACTTTTTCGACGGGAAGTGGGTGTGGGACGACAAGTACCCGCTCTACGAGTCCAAGGACTGCCCCTTCGTCGACGCCGGGTTCCGGTGCTCGGAGAACGGCCGCCCCGACACGGCCTACACCAAGTGGCGGTGGCAGCCGTCGCGCTGCGATCTCCCCAG ATTCGATGCTAAAAGCATGCTCGAGAGGCTACGAAACAAGAGGGTGGTTTTCGCTGGCGATTCGATTGGACGGAACCAGTGGGAGTCTCTGCTTTGCATGCTCTCTGCTGGTGTTTCAGACAAGAGCTCCATCTACGAGGTTAATGGCAATCCCATCACAAAGCACATGGGCTTCTTGATCTTCAAGTTTAGAGACTACAATTGCACCGTGGAGTATTACAGGTCTCCTTTTCTAGTCCCACAAGGCCGTGCACCGGCTGGAGCCCCCAAGGCTGCCACCAGCACGGTTCGGGTGGATGTCATGGACTGGATGTCTGACCGCCGCCGGGGTAAGTGGGGTGAGGCTGATCTGTTGATCTTCAACAGCGGGCATTGGTGGACCTACGAGAAAACAATCGGATC GGGATCCTATTTCCAAGAAGGGGACGAGGTGAAGATGGATATGACTGTTAGCGATGCTTATGGGAGATCGATACGAGCATTGTTCGATTGGCTTCAGAAAGAAGTTGACACAAGCAAGACCCAGACGATCTTCCGTACATATGCTCCTAGGCACTTCAG CGGTGGTGGCTGGAACAATGGAGGGAGATGTCAATTGGAAACTCTTCCATACGTCACAACACCCAAGTCAGTGGAGCAATGGGCCGACATGCTCAAGCCCGTGAATGATGTTCTAGGGAACGACAAAAGGCCCAAGTTTCCTGGGCTAGATATATTGAACGTGACGCAGATGACGGCCCAACGAAAAGACGGTCACCTCTCAGTTTTTTCAAGTCCTTTCAGGCAGGACCAAAACAACGGGACATCAGAGACCCAGAAATTGGAGGATTGTAGCCACTGGTGCTTGCCTGGAATCCCTGATACCTGGAACGAGCTTCTGTACGCCGTATTCATGAGAAGACAGATGATATCGGACCAAAATGTCCCCCTTTCTGCCTGA
- the LOC100833040 gene encoding receptor kinase-like protein Xa21 encodes MELFVLIVWAPLVLSYGAGSIICAVLHGNDTDMLSLLDFKRAITEDSKGALSSWNASIHFCNWQGVKCSLTQHERVAMLDLSEQSLVGQISPSLGNMSYLASLNLSRSMFSGQIPLLGHLQELKFLDLSYNSLQGIIPVALTNCSNLSVLDLSRNLLVGEIPQEIALLSNLTRLWLPYNKLTGVIPPGLGNITSLEHIILMYNQLEGSIPDEFGKLSKMSNLLLGENMLSSRVPDAIFNLSLLNQMALELNMLSGTLPSHMGNTLPNLQRLFLGGNMLEGFIPDSLGNASDLQHISLAYNHGFRGQIPSSLGKLMKLRKLGLDTNNLEANDSQSWEFLDSLSNCTLLEMLSLHSNMLQGVLPNSVGNLSSNLDNLVFGRNMLYGLLPSSIGNLHRLTKLGLEGNNFTGPIDEWIGNLPNLQGLYLEENRFTGTIPTSIGNITKLTVLFLANNQFHGPIPSSLENLQQLGFLDLSYNNLQDNIPEEVFRVATIIQCALSHNSLEGQIPCISNLQQLNYLDLSSNKLTGEIPPTLPTCQQLQTIKMDQNFLSGSIPISLGSLSSLISLNLSHNNFSGSIPIALSKLQLLTQLDLSDNHLEGDVPVNGVFKNTSAISLEGNWRLCGGVLELHMPSCPTVSQRRSGWQHYLVRVLVPILGIMSLLLLVYFTLIRNKMLRMQIALPSLGERFPKVSYKDLARATDNFAESNLIGRGSCGSVYRGKLTKEHMAVAVKVFDLDTQGADRSFMSECKTLRNIRHRNLLPILTACSTIDTRGNDFKALVYDYMPNGNLDSWVHPTGDRNFADQLDLYQRVEIAANIADALQYIHHDCESPIIHCDLKPSNILLDYDMTARLGDFGIARFYIKRKLVPAGDSTSVGTITLKGTIGYIAPEYAGGSYLSTSGDVYSFGIVLLELLTGKRPTDPMFCNGLTIVDFVKRNFPDQILHIIDAYLLEECQESAKADLGGENNAQQCLMSLLKVALSCTRQTPNDRMNMRESATELHAIKMSISIPAVM; translated from the exons ATGGAACTCTTCGTGCTCATAGTATGGGCACCGTTGGTATTGTCATATGGAGCTGGAAGCATCATTTGTGCTGTTCTCCATGGGAACGATACGGATATGCTGTCACTCCTTGACTTCAAGCGCGCAATCACTGAGGATTCAAAAGGGGCCTTGAGTTCATGGAATGCCAGCATCCACTTCTGCAACTGGCAGGGCGTGAAGTGCAGCCTCACACAACATGAGCGTGTCGCTATGCTGGACCTGTCGGAGCAGAGTTTGGTTGGGCAAATCTCTCCTTCCCTTGGAAACATGTCATATCTTGCTTCTCTTAACCTCTCCAGAAGTATGTTCTCTGGCCAGATACCTCTTCTCGGCCACCTGCAGGAGTTGAAGTTTCTTGACCTGAGTTACAACTCACTGCAGGGGATTATTCCAGTGGCACTCACAAACTGCTCCAACTTAAGCGTGTTGGACCTCTCAAGAAACTTATTGGTGGGTGAAATCCCCCAAGAAATAGCCCTTCTCTCCAATCTGACACGTTTGTGGCTTCCCTATAACAAGCTTACCGGGGTCATCCCACCGGGCCTTGGCAATATCACTTCTCTAGAACATATTATTTTGATGTATAACCAGCTAGAGGGAAGCATTCCTGATGAGTTTGGGAAATTGTCCAAGATGTCAAACTTACTCCTTGGTGAAAACATGCTGTCAAGTAGAGTCCCAGACGCTATCTTTAATCTGTCTCTGCTCAATCAAATGGCCTTGGAGTTGAATATGCTATCTGGCACTCTACCATCTCACATGGGCAATACTCTCCCTAACCTCCAACGTCTTTTCTTGGGTGGTAACATGTTGGAAGGTTTTATCCCAGACTCATTAGGCAATGCGTCTGACCTACAGCACATATCCTTGGCTTATAATCATGGATTTAGAGGGCAAATTCCGTCTTCTCTTGGTAAACTTATGAAGCTCAGAAAGCTAGGTCTCGACACAAACAATCTTGAAGCAAATGACAGTCAAAGCTGGGAATTCCTGGACTCATTGAGCAACTGCACTCTTCTAGAGATGCTTTCACTCCATAGTAATATGCTTCAAGGAGTCTTGCCAAATTCTGTTGGCAACCTTTCGTCTAATCTTGATAACCTTGTGTTTGGTAGGAACATGCTATACGGATTACTCCCCTCAAGCATAGGAAACCTACATAGACTAACTAAACTAGGACTGGAGGGAAACAATTTTACTGGTCCAATTGATGAATGGATTGGAAATCTTCCAAATTTACAAGGTTTATATCTTGAGGAGAACAGATTCACTGGGACTATACCAACTTCCATTGGCAATATTACCAAGTTGACAGTACTGTTTCTAGCAAATAATCAATTCCATGGTCCTATACCATCAAGTTTAGAAAACCTTCAACAACTCGGATTTTTGGACCTCAGTTATAACAATCTTCAAGACAATATACCAGAAGAGGTTTTTAGGGTCGCCACAATTATTCAATGTGCATTGTCCCACAACAGTCTAGAAGGCCAAATTCCTTGCATCAGTAATCTTCAACAACTCAACTATCTAGATCTTTCATCCAACAAGCTTACTGGGGAAATTCCACCAACTCTGCCCACATGCCAACAATTGCAAACTATCAAAATGGACCAGAACTTTCTCTCAGGAAGCATTCCCATATCTCTGGGCAGTCTTAGCAGCTTGATCAGCCTCAACCTTTCACATAACAATTTCTCAGGCTCTATCCCAATTGCTCTAAGCAAACTGCAACTTCTCACCCAGTTGGATCTATCCGACAATCATCTTGAAGGAGATGTACCAGTAAACGGAGTATTCAAAAATACGTCAGCCATTTCACTTGAAGGAAATTGGCGACTTTGTGGTGGTGTATTGGAACTACATATGCCTTCATGCCCGACTGTTTCTCAGAGAAGATCTGGATGGCAACACTACTTGGTCAGAGTATTGGTCCCCATATTAGGCATCATGTCACTTTTATTACTGGTTTACTTTACCCTCATTAGAAACAAGATGTTACGGATGCAGATAGCATTGCCTTCTTTGGGTGAGCGATTCCCAAAAGTTTCTTataaagatctagcacgagcTACAGACAACTTCGCAGAGTCTAACTTGATTGGGAGAGGAAGCTGTGGTTCAGTGTACAGAGGAAAGTTAACCAAAGAACACATGGCTGTGGCAGTGAAAGTTTTTGACCTTGACACTCAAGGTGCGGATAGAAGTTTCATGTCAGAATGTAAAACTTTGAGAAACATTCGTCACCGGAATCTTCTTCCCATTTTGACTGCATGCTCAACAATTGATACTCGAGGCAATGATTTCAAAGCTCTAGTCTATGATTACATGCCCAATGGCAACTTGGATAGTTGGGTGCACCCAACAGGCGATAGAAATTTCGCAGATCAACTGGACCTATATCAGAGAGTGGAAATAGCTGCAAATATAGCTGACGCACTGCAGTATATACACCATGACTGTGAGAGTCCTATTATTCACTGTGATTTGAAGCCCAGCAATATCCTTCTAGATTATGATATGACAGCTCGTTTGGGAGATTTCGGCATTGCAAGGTTCTACATAAAACGCAAGCTAGTACCAGCTGGAGATTCGACTTCAGTTGGCACAATAACTTTGAAGGGGACTATTGGATATATTGCTCCAG AGTATGCCGGAGGTAGCTACTTATCAACTTCTGGAGACGTGTACAGTTTTGGGATAGTACTTCTAGAACTACTAACAGGAAAACGACCAACTGATCCTATGTTCTGCAATGGACTTACCATCGTCGATTTCGTCAAGAGGAATTTTCCAGATCAGATACTTCATATTATTGATGCTTATCTCTTAGAAGAGTGTCAAGAGTCTGCTAAAGCTGATTTgggaggagaaaacaacgccCAACAGTGCTTGATGTCCTTGCTGAAAGTGGCGCTTTCTTGCACAAGACAGACACCTAATGATCGAATGAACATGAGAGAATCAGCTACAGAATTGCACGCAATCAAAATGTCTATTTCCATACCTGCTGTTATGTAG